One genomic region from Blastopirellula marina encodes:
- a CDS encoding response regulator: protein MGSTTDISRILIVDDHPIVREGLAARIDGQPDLEVCGEASSINDALSQYRSLSPDLTLIDIQLEDGNGIELIKEIYARNSAAKMLVISAFDESLYAQRALRAGALGYVNKRELQDKVLDAIRTTLKGERYVSPKIMQQLLSQVVSNTTRVDEDPVQSLSDRELEVFQLIGHGHTTGAIASQLQLSVHTIDTHREKLRHKLNAKNSAELMKLAVQWVLENG, encoded by the coding sequence ATGGGTTCAACAACTGACATTAGCCGAATTCTTATTGTCGACGATCATCCTATCGTCCGCGAAGGACTGGCTGCCCGCATCGACGGTCAACCGGACCTGGAGGTATGCGGCGAAGCGAGCAGTATTAATGATGCATTGTCCCAGTACCGGTCCCTCTCGCCAGATCTAACGCTCATTGATATCCAGTTAGAAGATGGCAACGGCATCGAGTTGATCAAAGAGATTTATGCCCGCAATTCAGCAGCGAAAATGCTTGTTATTTCCGCATTTGACGAGTCGCTATACGCCCAACGTGCCCTGCGTGCCGGGGCGTTAGGATACGTAAACAAGCGCGAACTACAGGACAAGGTACTGGATGCGATTCGTACCACTCTGAAGGGTGAGCGGTACGTAAGCCCAAAAATTATGCAACAACTTCTCAGCCAGGTCGTTTCCAATACTACCCGCGTCGACGAAGATCCGGTCCAGAGTCTGAGCGACCGTGAACTGGAGGTATTTCAGCTGATTGGCCACGGCCACACAACTGGTGCCATCGCGAGTCAATTGCAACTTAGTGTGCACACGATTGATACGCATCGTGAGAAACTACGCCACAAATTGAACGCGAAAAATAGTGCTGAATTGATGAAGTTGGCTGTACAGTGGGTTCTAGAGAACGGCTAA
- a CDS encoding cation-translocating P-type ATPase, whose product MSEKCEWQAVPLEEVYRALDANANGLSQLEANARLDRFGANTLPEQPPPAWWQVLLRQFYSPLIYILLVAAFISILTGDLRDAGFIFFVLLLNATVGGYQEWKAEKSSQALRKLLRIRASVQRGEEVQEIPAEEVVPGDIVWLESGNRIPADLRLIMARGLEIDESLLTGESLSVSKDPAWIGEVGSSQADQANMTFAGSIVTHGRAKGMVVATGSSTAVGQLALDVTRSTGGKLPLLGRMEQFTNVIAITTLAIAAVIGTIGGLLGRYAPTEMFIFVVVLAVAAIPEGLPVAMTVALAVATTRMARRGVIVRRLTAVEGLGSCTLIATDKTGTLTVNELTVREVRLPTDDAFTVTGEGFLPQGEILSQESNAAGLDSPILQSLVRSVVLCNEADLHQRNGSWHWRGDAVDVALLVLGHKAGHTREAMLTSYPQVNDIPYESERQYAASFNESDGEVRVVVKGAPERILQMCGQQVNRERMERIALTMAQRGMRVLAVAEGAGADGLDQTRVPSEPTDLNLLGFVGMIDPLRPGVREAIDKCRRCGVEVAMVTGDHCVTALAIARDLGMAEHEDQVMTGTELASKTPDELAQIIQHIRVFARVAPRQKLQIVDAAQKSGHFVAVTGDGVNDAPALQAANIGVAMGQSGTDVAREASELVISDDNFATIIVGIEEGRVAYDNIRKVIYLLISTGAGELLVMGLAVVTGMPLPLLPVQVLWMNLVTNGIQDVALAFEPGEGDILDRKPRSPKERIFDRLMIERTLVAAGVMGIIGFGTFYWMIHNGFSESDSRNVLLLMMVLFENFHIGNCRSETQSAFYVSPLRSPFLLAGAIGAFVIHLGAMYLPFMQAILDTSPVSWTTWGIVAALSITIVPAIELHKWLWNRRSK is encoded by the coding sequence GTGAGCGAAAAATGCGAATGGCAAGCCGTTCCTCTAGAGGAAGTCTACCGAGCATTGGATGCCAATGCGAACGGCCTGTCTCAACTCGAGGCAAACGCACGCCTTGATCGATTCGGTGCCAACACGCTGCCAGAGCAACCGCCACCTGCCTGGTGGCAAGTTCTTTTGCGGCAGTTCTATAGCCCGCTAATTTATATTCTATTGGTTGCGGCATTCATCTCCATTCTGACCGGGGACCTCCGAGACGCAGGCTTTATCTTCTTCGTGCTGCTACTGAACGCAACCGTCGGTGGATACCAGGAATGGAAAGCTGAGAAAAGCAGCCAGGCTCTGCGAAAGCTACTGCGTATTCGAGCATCCGTCCAGCGAGGCGAGGAAGTACAGGAAATACCCGCCGAAGAAGTTGTCCCTGGAGATATCGTGTGGCTGGAATCCGGCAACCGCATTCCAGCAGACCTGCGACTGATCATGGCCCGAGGATTGGAAATCGATGAGTCACTGTTAACAGGAGAGTCCCTCTCAGTTTCCAAAGACCCGGCATGGATTGGTGAAGTCGGTTCGTCCCAAGCAGACCAGGCCAATATGACTTTTGCGGGCTCGATTGTGACCCACGGCCGCGCCAAAGGAATGGTTGTGGCCACAGGATCTTCGACTGCGGTAGGACAACTTGCCCTGGATGTTACTCGGTCGACAGGAGGCAAGCTACCTCTATTGGGCCGAATGGAGCAGTTCACCAATGTGATCGCCATCACAACGCTCGCTATCGCTGCTGTTATTGGCACGATTGGTGGACTTCTTGGAAGATACGCTCCGACGGAAATGTTTATCTTTGTTGTCGTCCTGGCGGTTGCAGCGATTCCCGAAGGTCTTCCAGTCGCCATGACAGTGGCGTTAGCCGTTGCGACAACACGTATGGCACGACGTGGAGTCATCGTCCGAAGGCTGACCGCTGTCGAAGGGCTGGGAAGTTGTACGCTCATCGCAACAGACAAGACAGGCACCCTTACCGTCAATGAACTTACCGTACGTGAGGTGCGACTGCCAACGGACGACGCATTCACCGTCACCGGCGAAGGCTTCCTTCCACAGGGTGAGATCCTTTCCCAGGAAAGCAATGCGGCAGGGCTAGACTCGCCTATTCTTCAGTCATTGGTCCGTTCGGTCGTCCTTTGTAACGAGGCCGACTTGCATCAACGCAACGGAAGCTGGCATTGGCGAGGTGACGCTGTGGACGTGGCGCTGCTGGTCCTTGGCCACAAGGCCGGACATACACGGGAAGCAATGCTTACCAGTTATCCGCAAGTCAACGACATTCCTTACGAGTCGGAGCGGCAATACGCGGCATCTTTTAACGAATCGGATGGTGAGGTTCGCGTCGTCGTCAAAGGGGCACCTGAACGCATCCTTCAAATGTGCGGCCAGCAAGTCAATCGCGAACGGATGGAACGAATCGCACTGACAATGGCTCAAAGAGGCATGCGTGTGTTAGCGGTTGCCGAAGGGGCAGGCGCAGATGGACTAGATCAAACCCGCGTTCCCTCAGAGCCAACCGACCTAAACCTATTGGGGTTCGTGGGAATGATTGATCCACTGCGACCAGGTGTCCGCGAGGCAATCGACAAATGCCGACGATGCGGGGTCGAAGTGGCGATGGTTACGGGAGACCACTGCGTAACCGCCTTAGCGATAGCTCGCGACTTAGGAATGGCCGAGCACGAAGACCAAGTCATGACTGGCACCGAATTGGCGAGCAAGACCCCAGATGAGCTTGCTCAAATCATACAGCATATCCGAGTGTTTGCCCGCGTCGCGCCGCGGCAAAAGCTTCAGATCGTCGATGCCGCACAAAAGTCTGGTCATTTCGTCGCAGTAACTGGAGATGGGGTTAACGATGCTCCGGCGCTCCAAGCGGCCAACATTGGCGTGGCGATGGGTCAGTCGGGCACGGACGTGGCACGGGAAGCATCGGAATTAGTCATCAGTGATGACAATTTTGCGACGATTATTGTCGGAATTGAAGAAGGACGCGTGGCATATGACAATATTCGCAAGGTGATCTATCTTCTAATATCCACCGGCGCGGGTGAGTTGCTCGTGATGGGATTGGCAGTGGTTACAGGAATGCCGTTACCACTGTTACCGGTCCAGGTTCTGTGGATGAACCTGGTTACCAATGGAATCCAGGACGTCGCCCTGGCGTTTGAGCCGGGCGAAGGAGACATTCTGGATCGCAAGCCACGCTCGCCAAAAGAACGCATTTTCGATCGATTGATGATCGAAAGAACACTCGTCGCAGCGGGAGTCATGGGCATCATCGGGTTTGGAACATTCTACTGGATGATCCATAACGGCTTTTCAGAAAGCGATTCGCGAAATGTGCTTCTGTTAATGATGGTGCTTTTCGAGAATTTCCACATCGGCAACTGCCGCTCGGAGACCCAGTCGGCCTTCTACGTTAGCCCGCTGCGCAGTCCGTTCCTATTGGCTGGAGCAATCGGCGCATTTGTGATTCATCTGGGGGCCATGTACCTTCCATTTATGCAAGCGATTCTCGATACATCGCCGGTATCGTGGACTACCTGGGGGATTGTTGCGGCCCTGTCGATAACGATCGTACCAGCCATTGAGCTACATAAATGGCTATGGAACCGCCGATCAAAGTAA
- the hypE gene encoding hydrogenase expression/formation protein HypE: MSQFPINCPVSNLVDDVVTLAHGEGGRWTRRLIRQRILTRLGNIHLEELSDAATLPKMNGAPVMTTDSYVVSPLFFPGGDIGTLAVYGTVNDLVVSGALPKWIALSMIIEEGFPLLSLDRVLTSIAAAARIAQVQIVTGDTKVVPRGATDGIYLTTTGVGELIEPAPSGPRTLEEGDVILVTGPIGQHGISILAARENLGFDPMPQSDCGSLWNAAEALRNAGCEVRSMRDATRGGISAVLHEWADSSNTTIAIDEHAVPVSSEVRGACELLGLDPLHLANEGTMVVAVPGKIARCALPALQEGGRCPMAAIIGEVTARRLAPVVVRRGQFAEIPLEEPQGAPFPRIC; the protein is encoded by the coding sequence ATGTCTCAATTCCCTATCAATTGTCCGGTCTCCAACTTGGTGGACGACGTTGTCACTCTGGCACACGGTGAAGGGGGACGTTGGACGCGACGATTGATTCGCCAGCGGATTTTGACCCGGCTTGGCAATATCCATCTGGAAGAACTATCGGATGCCGCTACCTTGCCGAAAATGAACGGCGCGCCCGTCATGACGACCGATAGTTACGTCGTTTCCCCTCTTTTCTTTCCCGGCGGCGATATTGGGACGCTTGCCGTGTATGGAACGGTCAACGACCTCGTCGTATCAGGGGCTTTGCCAAAGTGGATTGCGCTTTCGATGATCATCGAGGAAGGCTTTCCACTCTTATCTCTTGACCGTGTGTTGACTTCGATTGCTGCTGCGGCCCGCATCGCCCAGGTACAAATAGTGACCGGCGATACGAAAGTGGTTCCGCGTGGTGCGACCGACGGGATTTACTTGACGACAACCGGCGTGGGAGAACTTATCGAGCCAGCTCCCTCCGGGCCGCGGACGCTAGAGGAAGGAGACGTCATTTTGGTAACCGGTCCGATCGGTCAACATGGGATTTCGATTCTCGCGGCTCGTGAGAACCTCGGGTTCGATCCGATGCCGCAGAGCGATTGTGGTTCGTTATGGAACGCAGCGGAAGCTCTTCGGAACGCTGGATGTGAAGTCCGTTCGATGCGAGATGCCACGCGTGGCGGGATTTCAGCCGTGCTACACGAATGGGCTGACTCCAGTAATACAACGATTGCAATCGACGAACATGCCGTCCCTGTTAGCAGTGAGGTGCGAGGCGCTTGTGAACTGTTGGGATTAGATCCACTTCATCTGGCCAACGAAGGGACGATGGTTGTTGCGGTGCCTGGTAAAATCGCTAGGTGCGCACTACCAGCACTTCAAGAGGGCGGAAGATGCCCGATGGCAGCCATCATCGGTGAAGTTACCGCACGACGATTGGCTCCGGTGGTTGTTCGTCGGGGGCAATTTGCCGAGATTCCCTTAGAAGAACCACAAGGCGCTCCATTTCCTCGAATCTGCTAG
- a CDS encoding carbon storage regulator yields MLVLSRKASQTIQIGTDVTLTVLGVSGNTVRLGIEAPIEVPIRRGELRDESKQPSWGAPVTFPNPIDPTPKPDLQSALLNVPASVIHVP; encoded by the coding sequence ATGTTGGTACTGAGTCGAAAAGCTAGTCAGACCATTCAAATTGGAACGGATGTCACTCTGACAGTTTTGGGGGTTTCTGGTAATACCGTTCGCTTGGGTATTGAAGCACCAATCGAAGTGCCTATTCGCCGTGGTGAGCTTCGGGATGAATCCAAACAACCATCTTGGGGAGCCCCAGTTACTTTCCCCAATCCAATTGACCCCACACCGAAGCCGGACTTGCAGTCTGCCCTTCTCAATGTTCCGGCTTCGGTTATTCATGTCCCCTAG
- the hypD gene encoding hydrogenase formation protein HypD, whose amino-acid sequence MKYVDEFRDAEACQKAIRSIQKDATQCWSIMEVCGGQTHGLLRWGIDQQLEGTVRLLHGPGCPVCVTPSAMIDTAVSLSRRSNCTVTSFGDMLRVPGTQESLLQARARGADVRLVYSPLDAVRLAKENPHREVIFFAVGFETTAPATALAVKQAAHLGLTNFSLLVAHVRVLPAMEMIASETPMLVNGFLAAGHVCTVTGFNSYEDLAASHRVPVVVTGFEPLDLLRGIQQCVTLLECDNPSVVNCYERCVNKAGNPQAIGHMEDVFEVSDREWRGFGLIANGGLALKKEWAQYDAALKYSIGDSLSIITEDCPAGQIMTGRMKPVECPFFGRNCTPEKPMGAPMVSSEGACAAYFRYLPANHIVRTSK is encoded by the coding sequence ATGAAATATGTCGATGAGTTTCGTGATGCGGAGGCGTGTCAGAAAGCAATTCGTTCGATCCAAAAGGACGCGACGCAATGTTGGTCGATCATGGAGGTATGCGGAGGCCAAACGCACGGGCTCTTGCGATGGGGAATCGATCAGCAACTTGAGGGAACCGTTCGGCTGTTGCATGGGCCAGGCTGCCCGGTTTGCGTGACTCCCAGTGCGATGATTGATACCGCTGTATCACTTTCGCGGCGTTCGAATTGTACCGTAACAAGCTTTGGTGACATGTTGCGCGTCCCTGGCACGCAGGAGAGCTTGTTGCAGGCCAGAGCGAGAGGGGCGGATGTGCGACTGGTTTACTCCCCGTTGGACGCCGTTCGATTGGCAAAGGAGAATCCGCATCGTGAGGTCATTTTCTTTGCTGTAGGATTCGAGACAACAGCACCGGCTACGGCGCTAGCGGTGAAACAGGCCGCTCATCTCGGATTGACGAACTTTTCGCTCCTGGTGGCCCACGTAAGAGTTCTGCCAGCAATGGAAATGATCGCATCCGAGACGCCGATGCTCGTTAATGGCTTCTTGGCAGCAGGGCACGTTTGTACGGTGACGGGGTTTAATAGCTACGAAGACCTTGCGGCCAGCCATCGGGTGCCAGTTGTTGTTACCGGTTTCGAGCCCTTGGACTTGCTGAGAGGAATTCAGCAATGCGTCACGCTTTTAGAGTGTGATAATCCTTCGGTGGTTAACTGTTATGAGCGATGTGTGAACAAGGCCGGTAATCCACAGGCAATCGGTCACATGGAAGACGTATTTGAGGTTTCCGATCGCGAATGGCGTGGATTTGGACTCATTGCCAACGGGGGCCTGGCCCTCAAGAAGGAATGGGCACAATACGATGCCGCACTAAAGTATTCCATCGGAGATTCCCTTTCGATTATTACCGAAGATTGCCCAGCTGGGCAGATCATGACCGGACGCATGAAACCGGTGGAATGTCCTTTCTTTGGTCGAAATTGCACTCCGGAAAAGCCAATGGGGGCCCCAATGGTGAGCAGTGAGGGAGCCTGTGCCGCCTATTTTCGTTATTTGCCCGCAAATCACATTGTGCGCACTTCCAAATAG
- a CDS encoding zinc-dependent alcohol dehydrogenase family protein — MKAQLLYQVVSLHDVSTPLQLVDVPDPHAGPGEIRIRVAACGVCHTELDEIEGRTPPPKLPVIPGHEVVGYVDEIGDGVTTHQVGNRVGVGWIHSSSGDEHENISSQFRATGRDVNGGYAEYLTARAEYAYPIPDCFSDAEAAPLLCAGAIGYRAIRLTSIEDGQTLGLTGFGGSAHLVLQMVRHRFPQTKVFVFARDPDQQAFAMQLGAEWAGHTTDRAPVALDAIIDTTPAWQPVVEALANLAPGGRLVINAIRKEDSDKEYLLQLSYHEHLWLEREIKTVANITHDDIRTFLPLAAEIPLRSTITTYRLEEANRALLELKHGKVKGAKVLVMES; from the coding sequence ATGAAGGCTCAATTACTCTATCAGGTGGTGTCACTTCACGACGTTTCGACACCTTTGCAGCTTGTCGATGTACCCGATCCGCATGCCGGGCCCGGTGAAATTCGGATCCGAGTTGCTGCGTGTGGGGTTTGCCATACGGAACTCGATGAGATCGAAGGAAGAACGCCACCTCCCAAGTTGCCAGTAATTCCGGGGCATGAAGTGGTTGGATATGTCGATGAAATTGGTGATGGCGTTACGACGCATCAAGTTGGCAACCGGGTCGGTGTGGGCTGGATACATTCTTCCAGTGGAGATGAGCATGAGAACATCAGTTCGCAGTTTCGTGCGACCGGAAGAGATGTAAATGGCGGATATGCAGAATATTTGACGGCCCGGGCGGAGTATGCATATCCGATTCCCGATTGCTTTTCTGATGCCGAAGCCGCACCGCTCCTGTGCGCAGGGGCCATCGGCTATCGCGCGATTCGGCTGACTAGCATCGAAGATGGACAGACGCTAGGGCTTACGGGTTTTGGCGGGTCAGCGCACCTGGTGCTTCAGATGGTCCGGCATCGATTTCCCCAAACAAAAGTGTTTGTGTTTGCTCGTGATCCCGATCAACAAGCTTTCGCCATGCAGCTTGGTGCCGAGTGGGCTGGGCATACGACCGATCGTGCTCCGGTCGCGCTGGATGCCATCATCGATACAACACCGGCATGGCAGCCGGTAGTAGAGGCGTTGGCCAATCTTGCACCTGGCGGACGGCTGGTCATCAATGCCATTCGCAAGGAGGATAGCGATAAGGAATACCTGCTTCAATTAAGCTATCACGAACACTTGTGGCTGGAACGAGAAATCAAGACGGTGGCCAACATAACGCACGATGATATCCGCACGTTCTTGCCCCTCGCTGCAGAGATTCCTCTTCGTTCGACGATCACGACCTACCGACTGGAAGAGGCCAATCGAGCACTATTAGAGTTGAAACACGGAAAGGTAAAAGGGGCGAAAGTCCTCGTAATGGAATCTTAG
- a CDS encoding PAS domain S-box protein: MSDIQPTIDSRHADIQHRMLAEALSHLGEGVVITKIEHDEPCPRIVFVNRAICQISGYQEAELLGQTPEIFHGENTDSQSLEEVYNAIHAHRPFQGELVFYRKDGTTYDAEIVCTPMFDTEGRCTNYVSVHRDITDKKRSARQLNERELFLRAILQTATDAIVTIDQGGIITGVNPATSRMFGYTEDELLGANVTILMPEPFREEHNDYLSRYLQSGEARVIGIGREIVARRKDGTSFPVHLAVSQIDDPPLFTGIIRDISELKELEKQVLEIAAEEDRRIGHELHDSVQQQLTGLGLLSQTVAEMLLNSDQWEARCQPTVAKVARLAERVARGISEAAREVHNLSRGLVPVEIDAEGLRAALEELAERVSEQYGVVCSCEFQGDIGLNNNFVATHLFRIVQEAVTNAMKHGDATQIEIRLIGTLRAISLRILDNGRGIPAQPLTNLGTGLKIMQYRSNLIGGVVQIVPGPECGTLVSCLVPREGNFDAGK; this comes from the coding sequence GTGTCCGACATTCAACCAACAATCGATTCTCGACACGCCGACATCCAACACCGGATGCTCGCTGAAGCACTTTCCCACTTGGGTGAAGGCGTTGTGATCACTAAGATCGAGCACGATGAGCCTTGTCCACGGATCGTATTCGTCAACAGAGCGATCTGCCAGATTTCCGGGTACCAAGAGGCCGAACTCTTGGGCCAGACGCCTGAGATCTTTCATGGTGAAAACACCGATTCGCAATCGCTTGAGGAGGTGTATAACGCAATTCACGCGCATCGACCGTTTCAGGGAGAACTGGTTTTTTACCGAAAGGACGGCACGACCTACGATGCGGAAATCGTCTGCACACCCATGTTTGACACAGAAGGTCGTTGCACCAACTACGTTTCCGTACATCGCGACATTACGGACAAAAAGAGATCGGCTCGGCAACTGAATGAAAGAGAGCTATTCCTGCGAGCCATTCTTCAAACCGCGACCGACGCCATTGTGACGATCGATCAAGGAGGAATCATTACTGGAGTCAACCCTGCCACGTCGCGCATGTTTGGCTATACGGAGGATGAGCTACTTGGCGCGAATGTCACAATCCTTATGCCAGAGCCATTCCGTGAAGAGCACAATGACTATCTCTCCCGCTACTTGCAATCAGGCGAAGCGCGTGTAATCGGCATCGGACGAGAGATTGTTGCCCGTAGGAAAGACGGCACATCGTTCCCAGTTCACCTGGCAGTCAGCCAAATCGACGACCCTCCCCTGTTTACTGGCATCATTCGTGACATTTCCGAACTCAAGGAATTAGAGAAGCAAGTACTGGAGATTGCAGCTGAAGAAGACCGCCGAATCGGCCATGAACTCCATGACAGCGTTCAGCAGCAATTGACAGGTCTGGGCCTGCTCTCGCAAACCGTTGCCGAGATGTTATTGAACTCCGATCAGTGGGAAGCCCGCTGTCAGCCGACAGTGGCCAAGGTAGCACGGCTTGCAGAACGCGTGGCACGCGGCATTAGCGAGGCCGCACGCGAGGTTCACAACCTTTCCCGGGGGCTGGTCCCCGTGGAAATCGACGCGGAGGGGCTTCGCGCGGCTCTGGAAGAACTGGCCGAGCGCGTAAGCGAGCAATATGGGGTTGTTTGCTCGTGTGAGTTTCAGGGCGACATTGGACTGAATAACAATTTCGTGGCAACACATCTATTTAGGATCGTTCAGGAAGCCGTCACAAACGCGATGAAGCATGGAGACGCCACCCAGATTGAAATACGACTCATTGGTACCCTGCGGGCAATCTCGCTACGTATACTGGACAACGGTCGGGGAATCCCCGCACAACCCCTAACGAACCTGGGAACAGGGTTGAAGATCATGCAATACCGATCCAACCTCATCGGAGGTGTCGTACAAATCGTTCCCGGACCGGAATGTGGCACGCTCGTCAGTTGTCTTGTTCCGCGAGAAGGCAATTTTGATGCAGGAAAGTGA
- a CDS encoding Hsp20/alpha crystallin family protein produces the protein MNAPLTTRQSRSLFPWAQGGNLPSLREEMEHLLHRFWDENGDVWGNQMLCPALDLKESDTEITVRLDLPGVQAKEVDIQLNGNQLVVSGERKEESEEKGETFHRVERRSGRFSRSTMLPCAVQESKIEATMKDGILTVVLPKSPEAQSRHIEVKNS, from the coding sequence ATGAACGCTCCTCTTACAACCCGGCAAAGCCGCAGCCTATTTCCCTGGGCTCAAGGCGGCAACCTTCCCTCTTTGCGGGAGGAAATGGAACATCTGCTACATCGATTCTGGGATGAAAATGGTGATGTGTGGGGAAATCAAATGCTATGTCCTGCACTTGACCTGAAGGAATCGGACACCGAGATTACCGTTCGCCTTGACCTGCCTGGCGTGCAAGCCAAGGAAGTTGACATTCAACTGAACGGAAACCAGTTGGTGGTTAGTGGCGAACGCAAGGAAGAGAGTGAAGAGAAAGGCGAGACGTTTCACCGAGTAGAGCGCCGAAGCGGACGCTTCTCGCGATCGACGATGCTGCCGTGTGCCGTCCAAGAAAGCAAGATTGAAGCCACAATGAAGGATGGCATTCTGACCGTCGTGCTTCCAAAATCGCCAGAAGCCCAGTCGCGCCATATCGAGGTGAAGAACAGCTAA